The following are encoded together in the Lathyrus oleraceus cultivar Zhongwan6 chromosome 3, CAAS_Psat_ZW6_1.0, whole genome shotgun sequence genome:
- the LOC127127468 gene encoding vacuolar cation/proton exchanger 3 — MASGQRQEEERSWLLENGNPKILNKESRHGHGRSRRAHNISSASFRKKSKFTLVSNIRWDSLRNVLANIQEVILGTKLSILFCAIPAAILAHYFRVGRSWIFILSLLGLTPLAERVSFLTEQIAFFTGPTVGGLLNATCGNATELIIAIFALSTNKIAVVKFSLLGSILSNLLLVLGSSLLCGGIANLRVEQKYDRRQADVNSLMLLLALLCLSLPMLFTYSAASPELTVEPSLYLSRASSIVMLAAYFAYLIFQLWTHRQLFEAVDEGEGVNNEAEEEAVIGFWSGFAWLAGMTVFIALLSEYVVDTIEDASDSWGLSVSFLSIILLPIVGNAAEHAGAIIFAFKNKLDISLGVALGSATQIAMFVVPLCVTVAWGMGVNMDLNFNLLETGSLAVAIIVTSFTLQDGTSHYMKGVILLLCYFVIGACFFVQRFPSYPNEFHTLKSGIDSVT, encoded by the exons ATGGCTTCTGGCCAAAGACAAGAAGAAGAACGATCATGGCTTTTGGAGAACGGTAATCCAAAGATCTTGAACAAGGAATCAAGACACGGACATGGCCGTAGCCGAAGAGCGCACAACATTTCTTCAGCTTCATTCCGAAAAAAATCCAAATTTACTCTCGTCTCCAATATTCGCTGGGATTCGCTTAGGAATGTCTTGGCTAACATCCAAGAGGTTATTCTTGGTACAAAGCTTTCCATTCTCTTCTGCGCCATTCCTGCTGCAATCTTAGCTCATTACTTTCGCGTTGGAAGA TCATGGATTTTCATATTGAGCTTACTAGGGCTTACTCCACTTGCTGAACGTGTGAGCTTTCTTACAGA ACAAATTGCTTTCTTCACCGGTCCTACAG TTGGAGGACTTCTTAATGCAACATGTGGGAATGCTACAGAACTCATAATTGCAATATTTGCTCTTAGCACCAACAAAATTGCTGTTGTCAAGTTTTCTCTTTTGGGTTCCATTCTTTCAAACCTTCTTCTTGTTCTTGGAAGTTCTCTACTTTGTGGTGGCATTGCAAATCTTAGAGTGGAGCAAAAATACGATAGA AGACAAGCAGATGTGAACTCACTGATGCTGCTATTGGCATTGTTATGCCTTTCGCTTCCAATGCTATTCACATACAGTGCTGCATCGCCTGAACTCACCGTAGAGCCTTCACTGTACTTGTCAAGAGCTTCTAGCATTGTGATGTTGGCTGCATATTTTGCTTACTTGATCTTTCAACTATGGACACATAGACAATTATTTGAAGCTGTAGAT GAAGGTGAAGGTGTGAACAATGAAGCAGAAGAAGAGGCTGTGATTGGATTTTGGAGTGGATTTGCTTGGTTGGCTGGAATGACTGTGTTCATTGCTTTGTTGTCTGAATATGTGGTGGACACAATTGAG GATGCATCAGATTCGTGGGGTTTATCCGTCAGCTTCCTCAGCATAATCTTGCTACCAATAGTTGGTAATGCAGCTGAACACGCTGGAGCAATCATTTTCGCTTTCAAGAACAAGCTC GACATTTCTTTAGGTGTTGCATTGGGCTCTGCAACTCAAATTGCCATGTTTGTG GTTCCACTATGTGTTACTGTTGCTTGGGGAATGGGTGTGAATATGGACCTAAACTTCAACCTCCTTGAGACAGGTTCTCTTGCTGTGGCAATCATAGTCACATCATTCACTTTACAG GATGGTACTTCTCACTACATGAAAGGTGTTATTCTCCTACTCTGCTACTTTGTCATTGGTGCTTGCTTCTTTGTACAAAGATTTCCCAGTT ACCCAAATGAATTTCACACTCTTAAATCAGGGATTGATTCAGTTACATAG